The following coding sequences lie in one Streptomyces xiamenensis genomic window:
- a CDS encoding MerR family transcriptional regulator — MLIGELSRRTGVPARLLRYYEQRGLLTSRRDTNNYRQYAEDTPRTVVRIREMLDAGLPTEAIRELLPCTDGADSGADPCPEVLRTLTLELERLETTLATLHDRHTALTAFRTASLDRATADGAGRPSTG, encoded by the coding sequence ATGCTGATCGGGGAACTGTCACGCCGCACGGGGGTGCCCGCCCGGCTGCTGCGCTACTACGAACAGCGCGGGCTGCTCACCTCCCGCCGGGACACCAACAACTACCGGCAGTACGCGGAGGACACCCCGCGCACGGTCGTCCGCATCCGCGAGATGCTGGACGCCGGACTGCCGACGGAGGCCATCCGGGAGCTGCTGCCCTGCACGGACGGCGCGGACAGCGGCGCCGACCCGTGCCCCGAGGTGCTGCGCACCCTGACCCTGGAGCTGGAGCGCCTGGAAACCACCCTGGCCACCCTGCACGACCGCCACACGGCCCTGACCGCGTTCCGTACCGCCTCCCTGGACCGCGCCACGGCGGACGGAGCCGGCCGGCCCTCAACCGGTTAG
- a CDS encoding Scr1 family TA system antitoxin-like transcriptional regulator yields MKILVVPFGLGDYPASGQPISYVSGPVPELDTVILDSDHGCTFLDAAAQVSRYRSVLDRMESCALTPRKSRDFIRRVAKET; encoded by the coding sequence ATGAAGATTCTTGTCGTCCCCTTCGGATTGGGCGACTATCCGGCCTCCGGACAGCCGATCAGCTATGTGAGCGGACCGGTTCCCGAGCTGGATACGGTCATCCTGGATTCGGACCACGGATGTACCTTCCTGGACGCGGCGGCTCAGGTGAGTCGCTACCGGTCCGTCCTTGATCGGATGGAGAGCTGTGCGCTCACGCCGCGGAAGAGCAGGGATTTCATCCGCCGCGTCGCCAAGGAAACCTGA
- a CDS encoding alpha/beta hydrolase, whose translation MRTTTRGKRAVAAGAAACAAAVLITAPTGAAATERDLDAYHTQHLRWQPCAAENDGDAAGRALAAAGAQCAEVTVPLDYSDPHGPTLTVAISRLPSTGTGERIGALLMNPGGPAGTGLDMPVQLAGSMGEELAGRYDLIGFDPRGVGRSTPVDCGWPVGSGIFGPGPDRGSYLRHAAAQWELAERCRATEGETLPYLTTRNTARDMDVIRHALGERRISYLGYSYGSYLGEVYTQLFPGRTDRVVLDGVIHPGRYTPTLLRGTEAANEAALAEWADWAAQRQDRYGLGATGQEVRDVVDTIRAAAEQAPLRVGAHTIDAHTVPLLLFSGIGSGVDASRDRLATSVGLLARAAAGEQVTPDPDFAEELSHLTTAAGSAYGSAQMAIICGDVAAPRGVDAYWQDIERARAVHPFAGPLANNITPCEFWDEPLEAPTVLDNDIPALLVAATGDPRTPYEGTVEMREEWPASRLLTLEGAAHHAVYGEYGNACVDDQVNTYLRTGILPAGDLSCPA comes from the coding sequence ATGCGAACCACAACGCGAGGGAAGAGGGCCGTGGCCGCCGGTGCCGCCGCCTGCGCCGCCGCCGTGCTGATCACCGCCCCCACCGGGGCGGCGGCCACGGAGCGCGACCTGGACGCCTACCACACCCAGCACCTGCGCTGGCAGCCCTGCGCCGCCGAGAACGACGGCGACGCGGCCGGCCGGGCACTCGCCGCCGCCGGTGCCCAGTGCGCGGAGGTGACCGTCCCGCTGGACTACTCCGATCCGCACGGGCCCACCCTCACGGTGGCGATCTCCCGGCTGCCCTCCACCGGCACGGGCGAGCGGATCGGCGCCCTGCTGATGAACCCCGGCGGACCGGCCGGCACCGGGCTCGACATGCCGGTGCAGCTCGCCGGGTCGATGGGGGAGGAACTGGCCGGACGGTACGACCTCATCGGCTTCGACCCGCGCGGAGTGGGCCGCAGCACCCCGGTGGACTGCGGCTGGCCGGTGGGCTCCGGAATCTTCGGCCCCGGCCCGGACCGGGGAAGCTATCTGCGGCACGCCGCCGCCCAGTGGGAGCTGGCGGAGCGCTGCCGGGCCACCGAGGGCGAGACACTGCCGTACCTCACCACCCGCAACACCGCCCGCGACATGGACGTGATCCGGCACGCGCTGGGCGAACGGCGGATCTCCTACCTCGGCTACTCCTACGGCAGCTACCTCGGCGAGGTCTACACCCAGCTCTTCCCCGGCCGCACCGACCGGGTCGTGCTGGACGGGGTCATCCACCCCGGCCGCTACACACCGACCCTGCTCCGGGGGACCGAGGCCGCCAACGAGGCGGCGCTCGCCGAGTGGGCCGACTGGGCCGCACAGCGCCAGGACCGCTACGGCCTGGGCGCCACCGGCCAGGAGGTACGGGACGTCGTGGACACGATCCGGGCGGCGGCCGAACAGGCACCGCTGCGCGTCGGCGCGCACACGATCGACGCGCACACCGTGCCGCTGCTGCTCTTCAGCGGCATCGGCTCGGGCGTCGACGCGTCGCGCGACCGGCTGGCCACCTCCGTCGGGCTGCTGGCCCGGGCGGCGGCCGGCGAACAGGTGACCCCCGACCCGGACTTCGCGGAGGAGCTGTCCCACCTCACCACCGCTGCCGGCTCCGCCTACGGCAGCGCGCAGATGGCGATCATCTGCGGCGATGTGGCCGCCCCGCGCGGCGTCGACGCCTACTGGCAGGACATCGAACGCGCCCGCGCCGTCCACCCCTTCGCCGGTCCGCTGGCCAACAACATCACCCCCTGCGAGTTCTGGGACGAGCCGCTGGAAGCCCCCACCGTGCTGGACAACGACATCCCCGCCCTGCTGGTCGCCGCCACCGGCGACCCGCGCACGCCCTACGAGGGCACCGTGGAGATGCGCGAGGAGTGGCCCGCCTCCCGGCTCCTCACCCTGGAGGGCGCCGCGCACCACGCGGTGTACGGGGAGTACGGCAACGCCTGCGTGGACGACCAGGTCAACACCTACCTGCGCACCGGCATCCTGCCGGCGGGCGACCTGAGCTGCCCGGCCTGA
- a CDS encoding DUF397 domain-containing protein: MSAFAWQKSSYSAEGANCVNVAAAPDGLLRLRESTAPGMTLTVRPAALRGLLRAIKADPGRLTG, encoded by the coding sequence ATGAGCGCCTTCGCGTGGCAGAAGTCGTCCTACAGCGCCGAGGGTGCCAACTGTGTCAATGTCGCAGCCGCCCCCGACGGCCTGTTGCGGCTGCGCGAGAGTACCGCCCCCGGCATGACGCTCACGGTCCGGCCGGCCGCGCTGCGTGGGCTGCTGAGGGCGATCAAGGCGGATCCGGGGCGGCTAACCGGTTGA